The DNA sequence cacagatcatagggtcttaaAGGAAGCATGTATAGGTCTCCCAAttaagtttctatgtgagaattgccagaacaatctgagatacccaACATATATTTTGGGGGTTTGTCCCGGCGCGGAATTGTCCTCTCGCAAAGATTGCTTAACATCTTCCGCTTCGTATGAACAATATTTGAGGCAGTGGACTGATGAAATGATAGGGTTGCtttgtcttaccttgcttcaaggGGCTGGGTTACCAGAGCTACATTCAGGAAGAGAAGCGCTTCAAGGGAGGGGCCGTAGAGCTAGCCGGCAAATAAGCAGGGGGAGGCGGGAGGTACACCGGGCCACTGGAGAGTCAGAGGGTAATCCGATGGGTATTCCAGAGAGAGAGGTATGGCGAGGGAAATCCCAAATAAATACATTCCCAAGGCAATAATCCAGAGCTGGGTCTGGGAACCAGGAGGCCAGCAATCAGAGGAAGAATCTAAACAGGTAGAAGTGATCAAAGCAGCGCAGTCCAGACTCAGACGTTGGCAAACAGCCAATTAGCAAGCTTGCTAGCACTATTAAACCAAGGTTGTAAAAGTCACAAAACTCCCTTAGGCTTAAAAGTTGACAAAAACAACAGGCCGAAAAGTAGACAAAAACAAACAGAAGAAGATGAATCAAAGCTAACAGGTAAACACTGTTAACTAAACAGGTACCAGGCATACGCGGCAGTCAAACACGACGCCAGCAGATGTTCTCGTTTACCCGCATAACACCCTACCATGACTACTGCCATCCTACCACTACCAGGACTGTTTCACAACCATAAATACTTTAAGCACACATTTCTTCAGTAAATCTAATTTTTGAGTTAAATAATatgtttgtctttggcaggagagagaacGGACTTTCATTCTGACAGTgggaagagtccttcagaggAACCAGAGACATCCAACCCAGCAAGACGACACtgctgctcccagtgtggaaagagtttaaCTCAGTTAGGGAACTTGAAAATACATGaacgaatacacacaggagaaaagccttaccaatgCTCCCATTGCgggaagagttttacccagtcagGGTACTTGAGAACTCATATGAGAAtacacacaagagagaaaccCTACCaatgctcccaatgtggaaagagttttacccagtcagGGCACTTGAAAGAAcataagagaacacacacaggggagaagccttaccaatgCTCCCAATGTGGGAAGCGGTTTACCCTGTCAGGACACCTAAAAGTgcatgaaagaacacacacaggtgagaagcATTTAGCAAGACCAcaccactgttcccactgtggaaaacATTTTACTCAGTTAGGGAACTTAAAAATACATGaacgaatacacacaggagaaaagccttaccaatgctcccattgtgggaagagttttacccagtcagGGTACTTGAGAACCCATACGAGAAtacacacaagagagaaaccctacaaatgctcccagtgtggaaagagttttacccagtcagGACACTTGAAAGAACATAAGAGAACGCACACAGGGGAGAATCCttaccaatgttcccagtgtgggaAGCGTTTTACCCTGTCAAGTCACCTAAAAGTgcatgaaagaacacacacaggggagaagccttacaaatgcgcccagtgtggaaagagcttTACCACATTAGTTCAATTGAAagaacacaaacataaacacacaggggagaagcctttccactgctcccagtgtagaACAAGTTTTACACAATCAGGAGGCCTAAAAATACACATGAGAATGCACACAAAAGAGAAACCctaccaatgctcccagtgtggaaagcgttttGCCCGGTCAGGGCACATGAAAGAACATACGAGAACACACAccggggagaagccttaccaatgctcccagtgtgggaagagttttaccctGTCAGGGCACTTAAAAGTgcatgaaagaacacacacaggggagaagccctaCCAATGCTCTCTGTGTGGAAAATGTTTTACCACATCACAGAATCTTAAAGTACATGAGAGAATGCACACAAGATAGAATCCTTACCACTACTTCCAGTGTGGACATTGATATTTTACATCAcatgaagagggagtggttacaaaattgattggacaacacctagtaagcaatactatacacattaaaaagcgtaatactgtagatatgttatTATAAAATTAAACTCAAAGCTAGAAGCATCAGAGCtcctagaaaggtagttctacCCTTAAATATGACTGGGCAAAGCCATATTAAAGGTTAGAACTAATATGGCTTTGCCcagtcatatttaaggttagagcTAATATGGCTTTGcagtcatatttaaggttagagcTAATATGGCTTTGCCcagtcatatttaaggttagagcTAATATGGCTTTGcagtcatatttaaggttagagcTAATATGGCTTTGCCGAGTCATATTTAAGGTTAGCGCTAATATGGCTTTGCCcagtcatatttaaggttagaactacctttctaggaCTTCTGATGCTTCTAGCTTTGAGTTTAATTTTATAataacatatctacagtatttcactttttaatgtgtatagtattTCTTACTAGGTGTTGTCCAACCAattttgtaaccactccctcttcaaattagagctgattggaaaaagctgttcaaaagagaACAATGTATTAacatttctttgtactccctgacaaaggccatgCAGCTGAAACGCATCTGATTTTTAaaactttgtttctattgaacatgccatacaaataaagtcattttaattaattagatgaagagtgccttggtcctcctttctttttcatGACCAATTTACCCCTTTCACCAAagagtaccttctgtctaccaaaatctaCTATGGTCTACCTTAGGagtgcttcccttcctcctcttttcacatgactgagaatacagatatgcatctgttggtcacaactgccttaaaaaaaagggtagggtgtggatcagaaaaccagtcagtatctggtgtgaccaccatttgcctcatggggTGCGACACATTCCTTCGCATGGAGTGCTGGATATtagcaggaactggaacacactctcgtacaagtcgatccagagcattccaaacatgctcaatgggtgacatgactgatgagtatgcaggccatggaagaactgggacattttcggcttccaggaattgtgtacagatctttgcagcaaggggctgtgcattatcatgctgaagcaTGAGGTGGtggctgaaacatgaggtgatggctgaAAGGAGCCTCTTGCCCACACAATttgcttaatagaaggaatttgaaatgatttatacttttacttttgattaaTTAAGCatatttacaaccaaatacttttagacttttactcaagtagtattttaatgggTGTCTTCCACTTTTACTTgacttatctaatcaaggtatattaatgttacatttttcattcatatttttacaaaataataataattccacCGACTTTACAGATTATTTTATCTAGATAGTTGCCAAAAAAtgacaattcaatccattttaatcccactttgtaacacaataatatgtgaagaaatccaaggcgGGTGTAGACATTCTATAGGCAATGTtctaaagactccagccaaccaaaagccatagactgttctctctgcttctgcacagcaagcggtacagGAGCATCAAGTCTGACAACAACAGGCTCCTGAACCAACACAATCTCACAATCAATTCgtgcaaatatgtacaaaaaagAATTTCCGTAGGTTTTGTGCGTTTTTTATGTGGCTTAATTCGTGTGAAAATACCAAAAAAAATTTGCAACTCAATTCGTAGGAAAATACATAGGTTTTTGTGAGACTTAATTTATAGAAAAATACATGGGGGGGTGGGGCAAACTTCGGAACAA is a window from the Salmo trutta chromosome 38, fSalTru1.1, whole genome shotgun sequence genome containing:
- the LOC115177651 gene encoding zinc finger protein 2 homolog; amino-acid sequence: MSSLNYSLPAKEEEVGWMETETLVKEEKEEEDVTVKQEVEGEAVTVKEEEEVTVKEEEAFRVKDEKDVTVKEEEEEKQDDAVFGVKEEAAMTVKVEEDVFRVKEEEMTVSLEEEETGDLINTRERTDFHSDSGKSPSEEPETSNPARRHCCSQCGKSLTQLGNLKIHERIHTGEKPYQCSHCGKSFTQSGYLRTHMRIHTREKPYQCSQCGKSFTQSGHLKEHKRTHTGEKPYQCSQCGKRFTLSGHLKVHERTHTGEKHLARPHHCSHCGKHFTQLGNLKIHERIHTGEKPYQCSHCGKSFTQSGYLRTHTRIHTREKPYKCSQCGKSFTQSGHLKEHKRTHTGENPYQCSQCGKRFTLSSHLKVHERTHTGEKPYKCAQCGKSFTTLVQLKEHKHKHTGEKPFHCSQCRTSFTQSGGLKIHMRMHTKEKPYQCSQCGKRFARSGHMKEHTRTHTGEKPYQCSQCGKSFTLSGHLKVHERTHTGEKPYQCSLCGKCFTTSQNLKVHERMHTR